The DNA window ATTCTAgaacaaataaaaatatttcaGTAATATATCATTAAGAATAGTCTAGCTTTAAAAATCTTATCATAAGAAACAGAACGGTGAAAACAAAAATTAATGAGGGCAATCATCTTTTGAACTCCTAGTTTTTGGTTAGAATACTATTTTGCAAGGAAATCAATGTGACATTATATAGATGATGTACCATCGCATATGTTTAACAATTTTCCATTGTAAATTAAGAATGTCATGGCAAAATGATCTACAATTGACGGTTGATGCTGATTGAAGATTGAAATATTGAAGGTTGTATTGTTCACATATACGTGTCCAAACTAAACACGTAGGCAGGAAACTGCAACCCTGACATGGACATTTTGTTGCTGCAGAAGATGTGCCCCTGCATGAACAACGTCCTGGCACTCCTGCTTGGACAGTTGGACCAAATCAGACCATCGTGATCCTTCTTCCCCTCAGACTAAAACTTCAATGCCGTGCCCGTGCACCCATCATCGGCACTTGAATTTTATTTAAACTCAATCTCATTCAAAGAAAACTAAAAAGACATCTAGCATCTTAAATAAAAATTAGTTAATATATGGCTTGGAGAGCAATCGTGAGAAAAAAACAACTTTCTCAGAGATTGATATCATCAATCGCTCGATATTATTAGTCATCAAATATAGCCTCATCTTCATCATAAtcgtcctcctcgtcgtcgtagTCGTccaggtcgtcgtcgtcgtcggagtcATCCATGTCGTCGTCATAGTCGTCCATGTCATCGTCCCCTGCATCACTAGGATCTCCATTGACTTCCGCACCATCTCCCACTGCCTCTGCCTGTGCATCCACGTCCAGTTTCGCCTTGTCACCGTGATCGCTGGAGCTATCATCATCACTGAGCTCGATAGCTCCGGCATCAGCAGCCATGGCGTCGTTGCCATTTGGCTTCGTCGCCACCTTGTCGTCTCCTTCCTCGGTCGCCTTCCTGAGCCTGCGGATGGTTCTCGGGTCAACCATCCTCCGTCCTTTGACCATGTCTTCCCCACCGCCTTTTGCCTCCTTCGCATCAGCACCTGCAGCTGCAGAAGCAGCCGCTTCCTTCTCAGCCCTTTTCATgtcgatctcctccttctcctgggCCCTCTTCTTGAGTTCATCGATCAGGCGCCGGAGGCAGACGTCGGCGCCGCGTTCGGTGCGCCTGGACATCATCAGGCACTCGGCGACGTCGGCCGGAGTGATCTCCACCGCCCGCAGCAGCTCCTCGACGGCGCCGAACAGCGGGTGCGCGTCCACGCCGAGGTAGTTCTTGGCGAGGGTCTGGAAGGCCTCGAAGCAGCAGTAGGACATCTCGACGCGCATGTCCATGCGCCCGCGCCGAACCAGCGCCGGGTCCAGCCGCTCGGCGTGGTTGGTGGTGAACACGATGATGCGTTCGCCGCTGTGCGCCGACCAGATGCCGTCGATGAAGTTGAGCAGGCCCGACAGCGTCATCTCGCTGGTTCTCTTGCGCTTCGCGCTGGCGAGCTGCGCCAGGGGGTTGGccgcaccggcggcggcgctgctgccgccgctgcggtggccggtgaggtCGAGGGAGCAGTCGATGTCCTCGATGACGATGATGGACTTCCCCTTGGTCTCGATGAAGAGCTTCCGGAGATCGTTGTTGGTTGGCACCATGGTGAGCTCGATGTCGTAGATGTCGTAGTTGAGGTAGTTGGACATGGCGGCGATCATGCTGGACTTGCCGGTGCCAGGCGGCCCGTAGAGGAGGTACCCTCTCTTCCACGCCTTCCCGATGCGCCGGTAGTACTCCCTGCTGCTGCGGAAGTCGTCGAGGTCGTCCATGATCTTGCGCTTCTTCTCCGGGTGCATGGCGAGGGTGTCGAAGGTCGTCGGGTGCTCGAAGTCAATGTAGCTCCACACCTTGCTAGAACTGCTCGCAGGCATGCCAATCGGCATCGTCAGTTCATATCCATTGGAGGAGCAATCAAATCATCGTAGAAGTCCATAAGGTCAGATTTGTAAAGATATTAGGAGCTTACTAATCGATGTTCTTCTTGTTGGTGTAGAGCCTCCGGCGGCGGTTCCCGAACATGGCGTCGCGGCCGCGCCGGCGGACGTGCGGCAGGTACTCGCCGACGACGAGGTCCCGGTGGCGCCAGTGGAACGTGAGGCGGAGGCAGCGGCTCTGGCTGCCGCTGCCGTGTCGCACCGACGCCCACCTCACGGTGGCGCCCTTGAACTCGTCGGACACCTCCTGCCCCTCGCGGGGGCTGAGCACGAAGCCGTCGCCCTCGGGGGCGCCGTCGGCGTCGAGCTCGAGCGCGTCGCGCGCGCACGCGGGGCTCAGGTACGCCTTCACCTCCTCGTAGGCGTCGCTGGACTTGATCCGGTCCATGGAGTAGTCGGGCTTGCCGGAGATGTCGATGGTCACGTACGGGTCCAGGAACGGGAGCAGCCGCCGGATGAGCGGCCGGAGGTGGAAGTCCAGGAGCATCTTGGGGCCCCGGTGCGGCAGCCACGCCGCGGCCAGCGGGGCCGCCGGCGCCAGGAGGAGCCACGCCGACGAGCCAAGGTTGGCGGCCACCCACCGCCTCACCAGCATCATCTTGCCGCCGTCGTCGGTGGCCGGCGTTGCCTCTCCTTTTCGCAACGAAACTTCAAGTTCGTCAATGTATATAAAAATCAGAACTTACTGTCTCCAGTTATATGATGACAAGGGCATACAAAATACAGTCATACAAGGATACGATAGATGTTTTGAACTAGTAGTTACATACGGTCGTACTTTTGGTAGTATATGGAGTTTGACACGGATCCGTTTATTTTTGAGAATTGAAGAGACAATAACAAAAATGTGGCACATCATAACTTGTTGAGGGTGAGTACATTGCTACGTGTCAGCGGTGTTATAGGTTGTCTCATCAAGATCCACGTAGAACTTCGATAATGTGGAGGACAGACGGAGATGAGAGAGAACAAGGTGGTTGCCTTCGCGAAACAACCACCTCATAGGCTAAAAGTAAGGTTTATGAGACCGCTTACTCACCATTGTACGAGTTGTTGTCATACTACTTACAATATTCTTTTTTTATTCCACAAAATAAGGGATATGGTACTACTACGAGATAACAAAAGCAACAACCTATTATAGCGGTTGTATGTTCAGTCGTCTCAACATGAGTGTCATTGCATGAGACCGCCTAGGGCAAGTACATTGCTGCACGTCAACGGTCTCATAGGTTGTCTCATGCAATGACACTCATATTGCGAAATAACCGTCTCATATGCTAAAACTACGGACTATGAGACCGCTTATTCACCGTTATATAATACAAGTTGATTTTATCATTCTATTTATGATGTTTCTTTTTTTCATTCCCCAACTTAAAGATATGTTACTACTACGAGATAACAAAAATAATAATCTATTGTAGAGGTTGTCTATTCAATCATCTTACAATTGCGTACGCTTATTAGATAGCTCCAATATGTACTTGCCCTGATGCACTACGACCAGCTTTCCTTAGACTGCGAAACCATCAAGAACGACCTTTAGTACTCCATGTACTTCTTAAGGTTTCGGACCGAGaataagggtgtgttcgtttcctggggcctaaagtttagaggggtcacatcaaagagaatcttatcatttagaagtattaaataaaatctaattacaaaactaattgcagaaccccagggctaattcgcgagacgaatctaatgaggtatattagtccatgattagcggatgattactgtagcatcactgtggcaaattatggattaattaggctcattaaatttgtctcgcgaattagcacctagctgtgcaaaaagttttataaacagattttatttaacatttctaaatagcaagattctctttgatgtgatgggtctaaagtttagagggtaggaaataAACAGGCCCCAAGTAGTAGTATGATTAGCTTGTGCAAACTACACTTGAAAAATATCTCATAAATCACACTTTTAAATTAAACTTTGATCGTACCATTATATTTGTCATGACGAGATCTTCAAAATAAGACCATATTTAAATATATTTGATAGCTTTTTAATTGAAACAATTTGATTTGATGGTGAAGCTTGAACAATTTCTTCACAAAGTATTCCACCCTAAAAAAGTTGTTTTGtaacaaataaaaatattctaaggataaaaattaaaaaatattcCAAACAAGAAATAAAAGCATTCCATAAAAATAGAAAATGATatgataaaataaataaaatgttTTGAGGAAAGACAAAATGTTTCGATAAAAGAAATTATTCTAgaacaaataaaaatatttcaGTAATATATCATTAAGAATAGTCTTGTTTTAAAAATCTTATCACAAGAAACAGAACGGTGTAAACAAAATTAATAAGGGCAATCACCTTTTGAACTCCTAGTTTTTGGTTAGAATACTATTTTGCAAGGAAATCAATGTGACATTATATAGATGATGTACCATCGCACATGTTTAACAATTTTCCATTGAAAATTAAGAATGTCATGGCAAAATGATCTACAATAGACAAACATGGTTGGAGATACCTTGGTTTAAGGTTCCTAAAGTAATGTAGAATCCCCAAGTAAATATAGATGTTTGGAAATCGAGCAAGTAAATTAGATATCTTGTTCAAGGATAATGTTGAAGTTGGTTGAGCTCTCTCCACAATTACTATTGGACTATTTCAACAGCAACTTAGAACTATGTTTGGTGCATCTTTTGCTTGGGTAGAGCACAGGTGCACCTGTGCTACGAGCAGCAGCATTACGCATTGTTTGAGCTGCAACTTTTGGAGCTTTTCTGAAAAGCTGGGGCTGccttttttttctgaaaaagCTAATAATACCTTATAGATGATGTTTTTAACTTTCTAGGCTAACCTCAACCCTGAGCTTTTCAATTTTCCATATAAACTCAGCTTTTCTGAGTTTTTAGCTTTCTGGAAACTGCACAAAAAGTTTCTGCGGGCCGATGATTTGCTGTCCTCCCTCTTTCTCTCTAGTTTTGTTTCCCCTttatttctctctcttttctccatCCAAATCTCGCGTACTCGTCGCACGACAGTGGGAAGCGGTGGGGCAGGCAGCTGTGTCGACTTCGCGCGCGACGAGCGGCGCAGCGCCAGCAACATAGTGAAGCGGTAGCGGGCGGAGGCTGCAGAGTGGGTCAGGGGAGGCGTTAGCCCGCAGGAACCTCAGCTTTAGCCCGAGCGCGCGGAGCTCCATGCGGATCCaccgggcgccgcggcgggtcCCGGCAAGCTCCACCCGGCCGGAAAGTGCTCTAGCGCCGCTCCGTCGAACTCCTGGGTCGGTGCGTGCGCCGGCGAGGCAAAGCTTGCCGCCGGCcttttttcattttcttttaTTTAGTTCGTCTTATTTTCGTATTTTTTACTTTTCTAAAGTTTTGCACCaacttatgcaattagttttatagttagttCATATTTAACCCCTCTATTTGGCATCAAATATCCGATGTGATCCGAACTAGCAACTAGTCCCTGAATCTAAACACTCCTAACTAGTCCCTGAATCTAAACACTCCTAACTAATACCAACACATGACAAAACTCGCACACCTTTACCACTACCTGCTAGTTGAACATATTCCAGAACAATAGGAGGTACGGCTTGCAACCTCATGGTGCTGGCTCCTGTGGTTGTGGATAGCAGGCCATGACCATCTTGGTGACCAAACTAAGTTCGGCAAAATAAGGTGACTGTAAAGTAAAGCAGGTGAAAAAGGAGTGGTTGCGCCGGCAACAAAGTAGACGGCGACTTTGGCGTTGCATCTGGACCCCGTAACGCTGCCAGTCGTAGTACATGGAACGGGCCAATGGGCACGCATGGCCACAAAGCAAGAGCTCAATTTTCAATCTGTCACTGACATCAGCTGTATTTCCGTCAGGAAAACGCACTTGCCTCCTGCTTTGTGCGGCCCTAAAATCCCTGTTGGTGCTGGGCACGCATGCGGACAGATAGGACGTGCCAAAATATGCAACTTTGTCGCAACGCTGCTGGAACACAAGCGGCTACGAAAATTCGTCAGTACACCCGGTGCTTCCGGAAGAAGCTACCGTGTTCGTCCAAACGGTCCGGAGATATGTTTTCTCTTGTTCACTCTAATTCACATGTATTTGGATTGTATTTGACTTTTATCTTAAGTTATTTCAAAATAGCACTGTTAGTAAGGACATCTTCTCTCTCACGTACAATAAGATAAAAATGCCTAAAATCAAATCATAACCACATGCTAATGATGCTCATCGGATCCAAGTACCACGAGGTGCTCATTTGTACCAGCTGAACCAAGCATACTCCAAGCACTCATTTGATCTTATATTTTTACTAACCTTTGCAATTTGCGCATCTTGCATTCTCAGAAATATACCAAGGATACCACTGATGTACAAACATTGATGTGAGCCGGCACTAACAGAGCACAACGATCTAGCTACGGTGGATACTGGTGGTGATCCCGTCCAGCCACATGGTCACTGGATCTACTTGGAAAAACAATGTTGAAGGATGCAAATGCTGAAGTCCTGTACAAAGGCAAAAAGACTACAGCAGTGTAACACGCCAACACCGAAATTTTGATTTGTAAGTTGTAACATAATTTTAAAAGATACAGACATGTGTAAAAATCATACAAAGTAAGCGCAGTTCAGGTGTTTAGGCTCCTGCGCACAGCGTTCCTAATTGCGAACCTCAGGTAAATACAGTACCAAAACGATCGAGAGTCAGGACTCAGGAGGAGGGTAAGAAATTCCTAAGCAAGGTTTAGCAAAGCCTTGGTCCGGATTATTCGTAAAATTCTCACACATCCTCGGATTTTCTACGCGTCCTCTTCTTACCGTGGGCTGCCACGGGCCATTTCGGCCGCGttcgcctccgcctccgcctctgccgccgccttCGCCTCTGCCTCAGCCTTGGCCctggcctccgcctccgccttctccttctcctccgcTCTCTTCTTCAGCTCGTCGACCAGTATCTCGAGGCACGGGGaaggctcgccggcgccggcgcgcctgGCCGTCATGAGGCACTCGGCGACGTCGGCCGGCGTGAGCTCCACCTCCCGGAGCACCTCCTCGACGGAGCCGAACAGCTCGTGCTCGTCGATGCCCAGGTAGTTCTTGGCGAGGGTCCGGAAGGCCTCGAAGCCGCAGTAGGACATCTCGATGTGCATGTCCATCCTGCCGCGCCGGATCAGCGCCGGGTCGAGCTTGTCGACGTGGTTGGTGGTGAACACGACGATCCGCTCGCAGCCGCACGCCGACCACAGCCCGTCGATGAAGTTGAGCAGGCCGGACAGGGTCACCGCGTTGCGGGGCCGGTCGTCCGCGTCGTCGGCGGCGGCCTTGGTGGACGGCCCGGGG is part of the Panicum hallii strain FIL2 chromosome 2, PHallii_v3.1, whole genome shotgun sequence genome and encodes:
- the LOC112880641 gene encoding AAA-ATPase At3g28610-like produces the protein MMLVRRWVAANLGSSAWLLLAPAAPLAAAWLPHRGPKMLLDFHLRPLIRRLLPFLDPYVTIDISGKPDYSMDRIKSSDAYEEVKAYLSPACARDALELDADGAPEGDGFVLSPREGQEVSDEFKGATVRWASVRHGSGSQSRCLRLTFHWRHRDLVVGEYLPHVRRRGRDAMFGNRRRRLYTNKKNIDYSSKVWSYIDFEHPTTFDTLAMHPEKKRKIMDDLDDFRSSREYYRRIGKAWKRGYLLYGPPGTGKSSMIAAMSNYLNYDIYDIELTMVPTNNDLRKLFIETKGKSIIVIEDIDCSLDLTGHRSGGSSAAAGAANPLAQLASAKRKRTSEMTLSGLLNFIDGIWSAHSGERIIVFTTNHAERLDPALVRRGRMDMRVEMSYCCFEAFQTLAKNYLGVDAHPLFGAVEELLRAVEITPADVAECLMMSRRTERGADVCLRRLIDELKKRAQEKEEIDMKRAEKEAAASAAAGADAKEAKGGGEDMVKGRRMVDPRTIRRLRKATEEGDDKVATKPNGNDAMAADAGAIELSDDDSSSDHGDKAKLDVDAQAEAVGDGAEVNGDPSDAGDDDMDDYDDDMDDSDDDDDLDDYDDEEDDYDEDEAIFDD